One window from the genome of Babylonia areolata isolate BAREFJ2019XMU chromosome 11, ASM4173473v1, whole genome shotgun sequence encodes:
- the LOC143287522 gene encoding uncharacterized protein LOC143287522 codes for MQLANFLAHCSSVLNLSASSVRGYRSAICTTIKQLGGPAFEADFLLREVARGASLKEARNPRRVPLWDLFLVLDFIRKQPFEPLGTIPFDLLTLKTTFLLLLATGRRRSEIHGLSGMPQDLAFHRDGSITLHFLPEFLAKNQDPEVPSPSLRVRPLSDILTQDDEDRHLCPVRCLKYYWDRSRHRRSCQRRLLISLNENYKKDIAAGTISRWVSQIIRTAYSHAHKDISCLNPRTHEVRAIATSAAFQHSVPLQYVLEAAFWRSENPFNFYLRDFRMTRADGSKGISFVAANTAVSVTRAPIRTSRRCPPPFALNSASV; via the coding sequence atgcagctggccaactttctggctcactgctcctcggttctcaacctgtctgctagttctgtgcgagggtacaggtctgccatctgtaccactatcaaacagctaggtggtcccgcttttgaagctgatttcctgctcagagaggtggctaggggcgcctctctgaaggaagctaggaatcccagaagagtgcccctctgggacttgttcctggtgctggatttcattcgaaaacagccctttgagccattggggactattccttttgacctgctcactctcaagaccactttccttctgttgctggccactggccgtcgtagaagtgagattcatggtcttagtggaatgccacaagatctagcattccacagagatggttccatcactcttcatttccttccggagtttctggctaagaaccaagaccccgaggtcccttccccctctctgagggtcagacctttgtctgatattcttacccaagatgatgaggataggcatctctgccccgttcggtgtctcaaatactattgggataggtctcgccataggcgttcttgtcagaggcgccttctcatctccctcaatgagaattacaagaaagacatcgctgcaggcaccatttcccgctgggtttcccaaatcattcgtacagcctactctcatgcacacaaggatatcagttgtcttaatcccagaacacacgaagtgcgggccatagccacttcggctgctttccagcactcggtgccaCTGCAgtatgtcttggaggcagccttctggcggtctgagaatcccttcaacttctacctccgggatttccgtatgaccagggctgacggttccaaggggatttcctttgtcgcggctaacactgccgtctcggttacaagggctcccatacgaaccagtaggcgttgccctcctccatttgctttaaattctgcatcagtttga
- the LOC143287519 gene encoding uncharacterized protein LOC143287519 isoform X2 produces MHHLPSTETDKRNTLPKVPSRAEMGYLHLSFEYHKKTLKVRVWQISDLLLPPPQISMIHSIFVRAYFIPDKSRKSHRRTEDIIIDVPESGGVETPKTGIQHIFTPSSFKFRTPLLYRAVTEAVVKERSLQLEVCMTQKRSHHTFLMAMVHLPLSTAVRRPIREKYPLIPCMNITIPNNMRVYSAAQLQLESSKGSNSPSIKRAAVPAEEVPVTAREVELEDVVSLSGEDFLRSHLSLCLDEDSDNEGGGAREHIMLREVKVSNGVGSGGSSTTTLDIPSSEEERDDDDDNRDVPVVVTDKQGVRARSTPIDMSCVENLVKPNSKKKIIPNELLKVAQDVPVEMPSEDTVVNMDSSVAASVSAPQGNTHPRRKIIPAGLEYDFVSSAECRSESTGRQNIQRHDDTESTPSEQKVPGSPVVTIFRKKKVMVLPGKISIPSEERTSTSESSPRPSQRTSGSAGLSPESRRAPHFSPLQDSAFSPASRPETPCWDFYDWTEDLQAEEGMEMTCRTLDDSLAQLRQHGIGSLQNLSKEPVLPMDLADDFDSLTVNTETERL; encoded by the exons ATGCATCACCTTCCCTCCACGGAGACGGACAAAAGAAACACTCTCCCAAAGGTCCCTTCACGTGCAG AAATGGGTTATCTGCATCTGTCATTTGAATACCACAAGAAGACACTGAAAGTGCGTGTCTGGCAGATTAGTGATCTTCTTCTGCCTCCAc CACAGATCTCCATGATCCACTCCATCTTTGTGCGTGCCTACTTCATTCCCGACAAATCTCGCAAGAGCCATCGTCGCACAGAGGACATTATCATTGACGTGCCAGAGTCCGGCGGTGTGGAAACCCCTAAAACTGGCATCCAGCACATCTTTACACCGTCCTCTTTCAA gttcCGCACTCCCCTGCTGTACCGAGCGGTGACGGAGGCTGTGGTGAAGGAACGCAGTTTGCAGCTGGAGGTGTGCATGACACAGAAACGCTCCCACCACACCTTTCTCATGGCCATGGTCCACCTGCCCCTCAGCACTGCCGTGCGACGACCCATCCGCGAAAAGTACCCGTTGATCCCCTGCATGAACATCACCATCCCCAACAACATGCGCGTTTACAGCGCCGCCCAGCTGCAGCTGGAGAGCTCCAAGGGGAGTAACTCTCCTTCCATCAAAAGAGCGGCTGTGCCTGCTGAGGAGGTGCCGGTGACAGCGAGGGAGGTGGAGCTGGAGGATGTTGTCTCGCTGAGTGGGGAGGATTTCCTTCGCTCACACCTGTCGCTGTGTCTGGACGAGGACTCGGACAACGAGGGTGGGGGGGCACGTGAGCACATCATGCTGAGGGAGGTGAAGGTCAGCAACGGTGTGGGGTCAGGTggttcttccaccaccaccctggaCATCCCGTCCTCTGAGGAGGAAagggatgacgatgacgataacagaGACGTCCCTGTTGTGGTGACAGACAAGCAGGGAGTCCGTGCCAGAAGCACACCCATAGACATGAGCTGTGTGGAAAATTTAGTGAAACCCAACTCCAAGAAGAAAATCATTCCCAATGAGTTGTTGAAAGTGGCCCAAGATGTGCCTGTGGAAATGCCTTCAGAGGACACTGTGGTGAACATGGACAGTTCTGttgctgcctctgtctctgctcctcaAGGCAACACTCACCCTCGCAGAAAAATCATACCAGCTGGTCTGGAATATGATTTTGTGAGCAGTGCAGAATGCAGAAGTGAAAGCACTggcagacaaaacatacaaagacatGACGATACTGAGAGCACACCTTCAGAACAAAAGGTCCCTGGTTCCCCAGTGGTCACCATTTTCAGGAAAAAGAAAGTGATGGTTTTACCAGGGAAAATCAGCATACCCTCGGAGGAAAGGACCAGCACATCAGAGTCCTCACCCCGCCCCTCTCAGCGCACCTCAGGTTCTGCCGGCTTGTCTCCAGAGAGTCGGAGAGCACCTCACTTTTCTCCATTGCAGGATTCAGCGTTTTCCCCTGCATCTCGGCCGGAAACTCCTTGTTGGGATTTCTATGACTGGACAGAAGATTTGCAGGCAGAGGAAGGAATGGAAATGACTTGCAGAACGTTAGATGACAGTCTGGCTCAGCTGAGACAGCATGGCATTGGCAGTTTACAGAACCTGTCCAAAGAGCCAGTGCTTCCCATGGATCTGGCTGATGATTTTGATTCCTTGactgtgaacactgaaacagAGAGGTTGTAG